In one window of Rhodopirellula bahusiensis DNA:
- a CDS encoding DinB family protein: MERIRADLNNQAWHSVPYAIAMSKLMPTIGVKYVDGLWTTESDGPTTATHVRQPNPMFEREIPINQFQLEYFDKVIPDIAESSMFSPAPGHGHTPVWILGHLAICGELGQKLLGGSISHPDWIERFGPRSVDDIARDDSLTLALVTNALRDGYRELCNLAASTTDQAALDRPHGMPSLTDTPIVTVADTIALLLTNHFAFHLSQLSSCRRSAGMPPLF; the protein is encoded by the coding sequence ATGGAACGCATCAGAGCAGATCTGAACAACCAAGCTTGGCATTCTGTTCCGTATGCAATAGCGATGTCGAAATTGATGCCGACTATCGGTGTAAAGTATGTCGATGGCCTGTGGACGACTGAAAGCGATGGACCAACAACCGCAACCCATGTGAGACAACCCAACCCGATGTTTGAGCGCGAAATTCCCATCAACCAATTCCAGCTCGAATACTTTGACAAAGTGATCCCCGATATCGCGGAGTCATCGATGTTCAGTCCCGCTCCCGGACATGGTCACACTCCCGTTTGGATCCTTGGACACCTTGCGATCTGCGGTGAACTCGGCCAGAAACTACTTGGTGGCTCCATTTCGCATCCGGATTGGATTGAACGTTTCGGCCCTCGCTCAGTGGACGACATCGCCCGCGATGATTCTCTAACTCTGGCGTTGGTGACGAACGCTTTGCGAGACGGTTACCGCGAACTTTGTAACCTCGCTGCTTCGACGACCGACCAAGCGGCCCTCGATCGACCTCATGGGATGCCTTCGCTGACGGACACGCCAATCGTCACGGTGGCAGACACGATCGCATTGCTGTTGACGAACCATTTTGCTTTCCACCTGTCTCAACTATCCAGTTGCAGGCGGTCTGCCGGTATGCCACCGCTTTTCTGA
- a CDS encoding DUF350 domain-containing protein, whose translation MIDQIRGLAQTDTVVVDPTPATGTSLDLLLQHLIAACVFSVVGIVVFMGCLVLMEKLTPFSILHEIGEEHNLAVSIVVAAIVLGVSIIIAASVIG comes from the coding sequence ATGATCGATCAAATTCGCGGCCTAGCCCAAACCGACACCGTCGTGGTGGATCCGACACCCGCGACGGGTACAAGCTTGGATTTGCTGTTGCAGCATCTGATCGCTGCTTGCGTGTTCTCTGTTGTTGGAATCGTTGTCTTCATGGGCTGTCTGGTGCTGATGGAAAAGCTCACCCCTTTCTCGATCCTGCACGAGATCGGTGAAGAACACAACTTGGCAGTTTCGATTGTCGTCGCCGCAATCGTGCTCGGCGTCTCCATCATCATCGCCGCCTCCGTCATCGGTTGA